From Juglans regia cultivar Chandler chromosome 6, Walnut 2.0, whole genome shotgun sequence, the proteins below share one genomic window:
- the LOC108998347 gene encoding testis-expressed protein 2-like: MMFLFLLLVFVIGFGVGALTIVGAEAVGVYFIIEWLNQKTKQKEAQIASRPQESSRDLDPSQSLDFAYNKQGVVWLLESEKIPKNWLDKGPKEQKRKNDFLEVSPVKKHAKIKDQKLILVESDGSNTVIELKGCMIEAVSATSVSSRKWAKRFPLKLESKTSIINGGSKILYIYLETSCEKESWCKALRLASCDKKERVDWFAKLHEGFHNYLTTLNPGYPSFMKPSMGFCAEPADQTSRSDGTSSKVRLLWKKIAKKTSRVGLENRSSWAQLSGLAERKPNEKTRISQESVSASASMKRSKSEENLVQQSASTFSHSGSQSHTSVISDVDSNDRLGNDEGTLCWNLLISRLFFDVKNNAEIKRSIQARVQRTLSSTRTPSYIGELICTDIDPGNLPPYIHGARILPMDMNEVWAFEVDIEYSGGVVFDIETRLEVRELDFQKGIVDSDPGSSSVGEIPSDLLEDFEYFGRHLNPTGGITDAPETKEKDGLESCKNTTSASTYGSRWKSILNSIVKQVSQVPLSLTIRVASLRGTLRLHIKPPPSDQLWFAFTSMPDIGFNLESTVGEHKITSGHVASFLISRLKASILDTMVLPNSESVCIPWMIADKDDWVPKKVAPFIWLRQEAINEPTAGREVTTSQPTEAKPKTESSSGTSSYPERNPINESTDVAAADSTSSSNLSRPGSRNLQELTTPLLGNDEPKETPKQVEEAPEYRSPSGSVGLFGKQDSTTEEDDSRPKRMGRRARMLDLGKKMGEKLEEKRRNIEEKSRNIVEKMRGP, translated from the exons ATGATGTTCCTGTTTTTGTTGCTTGTTTTTGTTATTGGGTTTGGAGTTGGGGCGCTGACGATTGTGGGCGCGGAAGCGGTGGGAGTGTATTTCATCATCGAATGGTTGAATCAGAAGACCAAACAAAAGGAAGCCCAGATAGCATCACGACCACAAGAGTCTTCCCGGGACCTTGATCCCAGTCAATCTCTCGATTTCGCTTACAACAAGCAG GGGGTAGTATGGTTGTTAGAATCAGAAAAGATTCCAAAAAATTGGCTGGACAAAGGACCAAAGGAGCAAAAGAGAAAGAATGATTTCTTGGAGGTTTCCCCAGTCAAAAAACATGCAAAAATCAAGGACCAAAAGCTTATTCTGGTCGAATCAGATGGCTCCAACACAGTTATTGAGCTTAAGGGTTGCATGATTGAAGCTGTTTCAGCAACAAGCGTATCTTCACGAAAATG GGCCAAAAGGTTTCCTTTAAAATTGGAAAGCAAGACTTCAATAATTAACGGTGGAAGTAAAATTCTTTACATTTATCTTGAGACTTCCTGTGAGAAAGAATCATGGTGTAAGGCTCTCCGTCTAGCATCATGtgacaagaaagaaagagttgACTGGTTTGCCAAGCTGCATGAAGGGTTCCACAATTACCTGACAACCTTAAATCCGGGATATCCTTCATTTATGAAACCCTCGATGGGGTTCTGTGCTGAGCCAGCGGATCAGACAAGTAGGTCTGATGGAACTTCCTCAAAGGTTCGCTTACTTTGGAAGAAAATTGCAAAGAAGACTTCTAGGGTTGGTTTAGAAAATAGGTCAAGTTGGGCTCAATTATCAGGCCTGGCAGAGAGAAAGCCAAATGAGAAAACTCGTATATCTCAAGAGTCAGTATCAGCCTCCGCCTCAATGAAGAGGTCTAAGAGTGAAGAAAATTTGGTTCAACAATCGGCATCAACATTTTCTCATTCTGGAAGCCAGAGTCATACTTCTGTCATCTCAGATGTAGATTCCAATGATAGGCTTGGCAATGATGAGGGTACACTCTGTTGGAACTTGTTAATTTCTCGTCTCTTTTTTGATGTGAAAAACAATGCCGAGATTAAAAGATCCATACAAGCACGGGTTCAG AGAACACTGTCCAGTACGAGAACCCCTAGCTACATAGGTGAACTCATCTGTACTGACATTGATCCTGGGAATCTCCCACCTTACATTCATGGTGCGAGGATTCTTCCAATGGACATGAATGAGGTATGGGCATTCGAAGTTGACATTGAATATTCTGGTGGTGTGGTTTTCGACATTGAAACAAGACTGGAAGTTCGTGAACTAGATTTCCAGAAAGGCATAGTGGATTCAGATCCAGGATCAAGCTCTGTTGGAGAAATCCCATCAGATCTTCTTGAGGATTTTGAGTACTTTGGAAGGCATTTAAATCCTACTGGAGGTATAACCGATGCACCAGAGACTAAGGAGAAAG ATGGTTTAGAAAGCTGCAAGAACACTACATCAGCATCAACTTATGGTTCCAGGTGGAAGTCCATCCTTAATTCCATTGTCAAACAGGTTTCACAG GTGCCTCTGTCTTTGACCATAAGGGTAGCATCCCTTCGAGGAACATTGCGGTTACATATAAAGCCACCTCCTTCTGATCAGCTATGGTTTGCTTTCACATCCATGCCTGATATAGGTTTTAACCTGGAGTCTACTGTAGGGGAACACAAGATAACTAGTGGACATGTTGCTTCTTTTCTGATCAGTCGGCTTAAG GCATCTATCCTGGATACTATGGTGCTTCCAAACAGTGAAAGTGTCTGCATTCCCTGGATGATAGCGGACAAGGATGACTGGGTTCCCAAGAAGGTTGCTCCGTTCATATGGCTTCGTCAAGAAGCAATTAATGAGCCTACTGCTGGGCGTGAAGTAACCACCTCCCAACCTACTGAAGCAAAACCCAAGACGGAATCTAGTAGTGGCACCTCCAGTTATCCAGAACGCAACCCAATTAATGAATCTACTGATGTAGCAGCAGCAGATTCAACAAGTTCTAGTAATTTATCAAGGCCTGGCAGCAGAAATTTGCAAGAATTGACTACCCCTTTGTTAGGAAATGATGAACCAAAAGAAACTCCCAAACAAGTTGAGGAAGCTCCAGAGTATCGGTCACCGTCTGGGTCTGTAGGTTTGTTCGGGAAACAGGACAGTACCACAGAAGAGGATGATTCGAGGCCGAAGAGAATGGGGAGAAGAGCCAGGATGCTTGATTTAGGGAAGAAAATGGGTGagaaattagaagaaaagaGGCGTAACATTGAAGAAAAGAGCCGAAACATTGTTGAGAAGATGCGTGGACCGTGA